Proteins found in one Cheilinus undulatus linkage group 9, ASM1832078v1, whole genome shotgun sequence genomic segment:
- the dnajb9a gene encoding dnaJ homolog subfamily B member 9a: MATAQSAVTFAVCILMITELILAKKDYYDILGVPKDATERQIKKAFHKLAMKYHPDKNRSPDAELKFREIAEAYETLSDESKRRQYDQFGDNSAYFSGESQGKHKQGPHQPFTFNFDDIFKDFDIQSLNRHARHRRHFEEHFRSHKESHSRHKRHFQGGFGAGVFEDLFDEAERMFTFERHTKQTDNRFHGASKQHCRTVTQRRGNMVTTYTDCTAS; this comes from the exons ATGGCAACTGCACAGTCAGCAGTAACGTTTGCAGTGTGCATCCTTATGATAACAGAGCTGATACTTGCCAAGAAGGACTACTACGACATACTGGGAGTGCCCAAAGACGCTACTGAACGACAAATCaaaaaggctttccacaagctTGCAATGAAATATCACCCAGACAAAAACAGGAGTCCAGATGCTGAATTAAAATTCAGAGAAATCGCTGAAG CTTATGAAACTTTATCAGATGAATCCAAAAGAAGACAATATGATCAGTTCGGTGACAACTCTGCCTACTTTTCTGGGGAGTCACAAGGCAAACACAAACAAGGTCCTCATCAGCCTTTCACCTTCaactttgatgacatttttaaggattttgacATCCAAAGCCTCAACAGGCATGCCCGACACCGGAGACACTTCGAGGAACACTTCAGGTCCCACAAGGAATCTCACAGCCGTCACAAGAGACACTTTCAAGGAGGTTTTGGAGCAGGTGTCTTTGAGGACTTATTCGATGAGGCAGAGAGAATGTTTACCTTTGAGAGACACACCAAACAGACTGACAACAGATTTCACGGTGCATCAAAACAACACTGTAGAACAGTGACACAGCGCAGAGGAAACATGGTAACCACTTACACAGACTGTACCGCATCTTGA